Proteins from a genomic interval of Phyllopteryx taeniolatus isolate TA_2022b chromosome 3, UOR_Ptae_1.2, whole genome shotgun sequence:
- the ghra gene encoding growth hormone receptor a isoform X2 produces MDGWMLHWVQVSTSVMAAAASPSSGLLLFLLTSSPAWFPSPGSAFVTDWHHMTPSAPVEPHFTNCISRDQVTFSCWWTPGSFGNPSDPGALRVFYQKRVIDSPTKDEWKECPHYFHSRRECFFDRNHTTIWTTYCLQLRSRDNITYFNTDDCFTVENIVRPDPPVSLNWTCLNVSPSGQSYDVVVTWEPPPSADVAVGWMHIVYEVQYREMNSTNWEALEVQLQPQTQQTIYGLHVGKVYEVHIRCRMKAFTKFGDFSESVFIEVSKIPSKDSFSLLTLVIVLGVVAAVILIMWIVVSQQHRLMVILLPPVPAPKIKGVDSELLKKGKLNELNFILSGGGLLGSPMYSPEFYQDEPWVDFIEVDVKDPDTGEKQDDQASDTERLLGGSPHVRQRAGCSNALSDRLNIDDGALTSTLLPGQPDNKEACLCVDSERGERPPAPSGPQTWVNTDFYAQVSNVMPFGGVVLSPGQHLRTQESGPASNQSSKNEKKDGEEEEEKKQKELQFQLLVLEPDSESSTRQIIPPPYCSLPGESCRSIEPRPAEAYQSPYVSPDSPQAQLFAPVADYTVVQELDSQRSVLLDPPNLQSAQSCRLEQHPLKALPAMPVGYVTPDLQGALSP; encoded by the exons CGTCATGGCGGCGGCAGCCTCGCCCTCCTCCGGCCTCCTGCTCTTCCTTCTCACGTCCTCCCCGGCCTGGTTCCCGTCTCCGGGCTCGGCCTTTGTCACCGACTGGCACCACATGACACCATCAG CTCCTGTTGAACCTCACTTCACTAACTGCATATCCCGAGACCAGGTGACATTCAGCTGCTGGTGGACTCCCGGAAGCTTCGGCAACCCGTCGGATCCCGGCGCGCTGAGGGTCTTCTACCAGAAGCGAGTCATAGA CTCCCCCACCAAGGACGAATGGAAAGAGTGTCCACACTATTTCCACTCGAGGAGGGAGTGCTTCTTTGACAGAAACCACACAACTATTTGGACCACCTACTGCTTGCAACTGCGCAGCCGAGACAACATCACCTATTTCAACACGGACGACTGCTTCACTGTGGAAAACATTG TACGTCCTGACCCTCCAGTGTCTCTCAACTGGACCTGCCTGAACGTGAGTCCCTCCGGGCAAAGTTACGACGTCGTGGTGACGTGGGAGCCGCCCCCCTCTGCAGATGTCGCAGTTGGCTGGATGCACATAGTCTACGAGGTCCAGTACAGAGAGATGAACAGCACCAACTGGGAGGCA CTGGAGGTTCAGCTGCAGCCTCAAACCCAGCAGACAATCTATGGACTCCATGTAGGAAAAGTATACGAGGTGCACATCcgctgcaggatgaaggccttcACCAAGTTCGGAGACTTCAGTGAATCTGTCTTTATTGAAGTGTCCAAGATTCCCAGCAAAG ATTCATTTTCTCTGCTCACATTAGTTATTGTTTTGGGAGTTGTGGCCGCCGTCATACTCATTATGTGGATTGTTGTCTCACAGCAGCACAG ATTAATGGTAATTCTGTTGCCACCAGTTCCGGCGCCCAAAATTAAAGGTGTGGATTCAGAGCTGTTAAAG AAAGGAAAGCTGAACGAGCTGAACTTCATCCTGAGCGGTGGAGGGCTGCTTGGCAGTCCTATGTATTCACCAGAATTTTACCAAGATGAGCCATGGGTGGATTTCATCGAGGTGGACGTGAAGGATCCGGACACCGGGGAGAAGCAGGACGACCAGGCCTCGGACACCGAGAGGCTCTTGGGGGGCTCTCCGCATGTCAGACAGCGAGCGGGGTGCTCCAACGCCCTCAG CGACCGCCTGAACATAGACGACGGCGCGCTCACGTCCACGCTGCTGCCGGGCCAGCCCGACAACAAAGAAGCCTGCCTGTGCGTCGACTCGGAGCGAGGGGAGAGGCCCCCGGCGCCCTCAGGTCCTCAGACATGGGTCAACACGGATTTCTACGCCCAGGTCAGCAACGTCATGCCCTTCGGGGGCGTGGTCCTGTCCCCTGGCCAACACTTACGAACGCAGGAGAGCGGCCCAGCCTCGAACCAGTCCTCGAAGAATGAGAAGAAAgatggtgaggaggaggaggagaagaagcaaAAGGAGCTTCAGTTTCAGCTCCTGGTGTTGGAACCGGACTCCGAGAGCAGCACCCGACAGATTATCCCCCCGCCTTACTGCTCCTTGCCCGGCGAGAGCTGCCGGTCCATCGAGCCTCGGCCGGCCGAAGCCTACCAGTCGCCTTACGTCTCTCCCGACTCCCCGCAGGCGCAGCTCTTTGCCCCCGTGGCGGACTACACGGTGGTACAGGAGCTAGACAGTCAACGCAGCGTTCTGCTCGACCCGCCGAACCTCCAGTCGGCGCAGTCGTGCCGACTGGAGCAGCACCCGCTCAAAGCCCTCCCGGCCATGCCCGTGGGGTACGTCACCCCGGACCTGCAGGGCGCGCTCTCGCCTTGA
- the ghra gene encoding growth hormone receptor a isoform X1: MDMPSWSPLGNYNHSVIRSLFSLLPTTSVMAAAASPSSGLLLFLLTSSPAWFPSPGSAFVTDWHHMTPSAPVEPHFTNCISRDQVTFSCWWTPGSFGNPSDPGALRVFYQKRVIDSPTKDEWKECPHYFHSRRECFFDRNHTTIWTTYCLQLRSRDNITYFNTDDCFTVENIVRPDPPVSLNWTCLNVSPSGQSYDVVVTWEPPPSADVAVGWMHIVYEVQYREMNSTNWEALEVQLQPQTQQTIYGLHVGKVYEVHIRCRMKAFTKFGDFSESVFIEVSKIPSKDSFSLLTLVIVLGVVAAVILIMWIVVSQQHRLMVILLPPVPAPKIKGVDSELLKKGKLNELNFILSGGGLLGSPMYSPEFYQDEPWVDFIEVDVKDPDTGEKQDDQASDTERLLGGSPHVRQRAGCSNALSDRLNIDDGALTSTLLPGQPDNKEACLCVDSERGERPPAPSGPQTWVNTDFYAQVSNVMPFGGVVLSPGQHLRTQESGPASNQSSKNEKKDGEEEEEKKQKELQFQLLVLEPDSESSTRQIIPPPYCSLPGESCRSIEPRPAEAYQSPYVSPDSPQAQLFAPVADYTVVQELDSQRSVLLDPPNLQSAQSCRLEQHPLKALPAMPVGYVTPDLQGALSP, encoded by the exons ATGGACATGCCATCTTGGAGTCCACTTGGTAATTATAATCACTCTGTCATTCGTTCACTCTTCTCTCTGTTGCCTACCACCAGCGTCATGGCGGCGGCAGCCTCGCCCTCCTCCGGCCTCCTGCTCTTCCTTCTCACGTCCTCCCCGGCCTGGTTCCCGTCTCCGGGCTCGGCCTTTGTCACCGACTGGCACCACATGACACCATCAG CTCCTGTTGAACCTCACTTCACTAACTGCATATCCCGAGACCAGGTGACATTCAGCTGCTGGTGGACTCCCGGAAGCTTCGGCAACCCGTCGGATCCCGGCGCGCTGAGGGTCTTCTACCAGAAGCGAGTCATAGA CTCCCCCACCAAGGACGAATGGAAAGAGTGTCCACACTATTTCCACTCGAGGAGGGAGTGCTTCTTTGACAGAAACCACACAACTATTTGGACCACCTACTGCTTGCAACTGCGCAGCCGAGACAACATCACCTATTTCAACACGGACGACTGCTTCACTGTGGAAAACATTG TACGTCCTGACCCTCCAGTGTCTCTCAACTGGACCTGCCTGAACGTGAGTCCCTCCGGGCAAAGTTACGACGTCGTGGTGACGTGGGAGCCGCCCCCCTCTGCAGATGTCGCAGTTGGCTGGATGCACATAGTCTACGAGGTCCAGTACAGAGAGATGAACAGCACCAACTGGGAGGCA CTGGAGGTTCAGCTGCAGCCTCAAACCCAGCAGACAATCTATGGACTCCATGTAGGAAAAGTATACGAGGTGCACATCcgctgcaggatgaaggccttcACCAAGTTCGGAGACTTCAGTGAATCTGTCTTTATTGAAGTGTCCAAGATTCCCAGCAAAG ATTCATTTTCTCTGCTCACATTAGTTATTGTTTTGGGAGTTGTGGCCGCCGTCATACTCATTATGTGGATTGTTGTCTCACAGCAGCACAG ATTAATGGTAATTCTGTTGCCACCAGTTCCGGCGCCCAAAATTAAAGGTGTGGATTCAGAGCTGTTAAAG AAAGGAAAGCTGAACGAGCTGAACTTCATCCTGAGCGGTGGAGGGCTGCTTGGCAGTCCTATGTATTCACCAGAATTTTACCAAGATGAGCCATGGGTGGATTTCATCGAGGTGGACGTGAAGGATCCGGACACCGGGGAGAAGCAGGACGACCAGGCCTCGGACACCGAGAGGCTCTTGGGGGGCTCTCCGCATGTCAGACAGCGAGCGGGGTGCTCCAACGCCCTCAG CGACCGCCTGAACATAGACGACGGCGCGCTCACGTCCACGCTGCTGCCGGGCCAGCCCGACAACAAAGAAGCCTGCCTGTGCGTCGACTCGGAGCGAGGGGAGAGGCCCCCGGCGCCCTCAGGTCCTCAGACATGGGTCAACACGGATTTCTACGCCCAGGTCAGCAACGTCATGCCCTTCGGGGGCGTGGTCCTGTCCCCTGGCCAACACTTACGAACGCAGGAGAGCGGCCCAGCCTCGAACCAGTCCTCGAAGAATGAGAAGAAAgatggtgaggaggaggaggagaagaagcaaAAGGAGCTTCAGTTTCAGCTCCTGGTGTTGGAACCGGACTCCGAGAGCAGCACCCGACAGATTATCCCCCCGCCTTACTGCTCCTTGCCCGGCGAGAGCTGCCGGTCCATCGAGCCTCGGCCGGCCGAAGCCTACCAGTCGCCTTACGTCTCTCCCGACTCCCCGCAGGCGCAGCTCTTTGCCCCCGTGGCGGACTACACGGTGGTACAGGAGCTAGACAGTCAACGCAGCGTTCTGCTCGACCCGCCGAACCTCCAGTCGGCGCAGTCGTGCCGACTGGAGCAGCACCCGCTCAAAGCCCTCCCGGCCATGCCCGTGGGGTACGTCACCCCGGACCTGCAGGGCGCGCTCTCGCCTTGA
- the selenop gene encoding selenoprotein Pa, translating into MQASLSLLLALCLLRGGGAESEGSARPSCQPPPDWRIGSEDPMRVAMGRVTVVALLQASULFCLVQASRMDSLRLQMESEGLKDVTYMVINHQGPQAQQLHPMLEQRISQNIALYKQQEDQPDVWLLLNGAKDDFFIYDRCGRLTRQVSLPYSIIGQGHIEGAIKDTYCNRLCGTCTYESAEIPPECQVTTEARPNAAPAVDAEPGQHGHHHHHHHHAHHAHDPSMGHHHGNHETQSKSHHSLGQQAHQGHLHVAPQEAQGAPVMQRP; encoded by the exons ATGCAGGCGAGCCTCAGCCTGCTCCTCGCTCTCTGCCTGCTCCGAGGCGGCGGGGCGGAGAGCGAGGGGAGTGCCAGGCCCAGCTGTCAGCCGCCGCCTGATTGGAGGATCGGGTCGGAGGACCCCATGAGGGTGGCGATGGGCCGGGTGACGGTGGTGGCCCTTTTGCAGGCCAGCTGACTGTTCTGCTTGGTGCAGGCATCCAG AATGGATAGCCTGCGCCTGCAGATGGAGAGTGAGGGTTTGAAGGACGTGACCTATATGGTCATCAACCATCAGGGGCCCCAAGCACAACAGCTCCATCCCATGCTGGAACAGAGAATATCGCAGAACATCGCGCTCTACAAACAGCAAGAGGACCAGCCGGACGTGTGGCTGCTGCTGAACGGAGCCAAGGATGACTTTTTCATCTATGACAG ATGTGGGCGCCTTACACGGCAGGTTTCACTTCCATATTCCATCATTGGCCAAGGCCACATTGAGGGTGCCATCAAGGACACCTACTGCAATCGCCTATGTGGTACCTGCACATAtgag AGTGCTGAAATCCCGCCAGAGTGTCAAGTAACTACAGAAGCGCGTCCCAATGCTGCCCCGGCAGTAGACGCAGAACCTGGACAGCATGGtcaccatcaccaccatcaccaccatgCGCACCACGCACACGACCCCAGTATGGGTCATCACCACGGAAACCACGAaacgcaaagcaaaagtcacCACAGTTTAGGGCAACAGGCTCACCAGGGGCACTTACACGTTGCGCCCCAGGAGGCGCAGGGGGCGCCGGTGATGCAGCGCCCGTGA
- the ghra gene encoding growth hormone receptor a isoform X3: MAAAASPSSGLLLFLLTSSPAWFPSPGSAFVTDWHHMTPSAPVEPHFTNCISRDQVTFSCWWTPGSFGNPSDPGALRVFYQKRVIDSPTKDEWKECPHYFHSRRECFFDRNHTTIWTTYCLQLRSRDNITYFNTDDCFTVENIVRPDPPVSLNWTCLNVSPSGQSYDVVVTWEPPPSADVAVGWMHIVYEVQYREMNSTNWEALEVQLQPQTQQTIYGLHVGKVYEVHIRCRMKAFTKFGDFSESVFIEVSKIPSKDSFSLLTLVIVLGVVAAVILIMWIVVSQQHRLMVILLPPVPAPKIKGVDSELLKKGKLNELNFILSGGGLLGSPMYSPEFYQDEPWVDFIEVDVKDPDTGEKQDDQASDTERLLGGSPHVRQRAGCSNALSDRLNIDDGALTSTLLPGQPDNKEACLCVDSERGERPPAPSGPQTWVNTDFYAQVSNVMPFGGVVLSPGQHLRTQESGPASNQSSKNEKKDGEEEEEKKQKELQFQLLVLEPDSESSTRQIIPPPYCSLPGESCRSIEPRPAEAYQSPYVSPDSPQAQLFAPVADYTVVQELDSQRSVLLDPPNLQSAQSCRLEQHPLKALPAMPVGYVTPDLQGALSP, encoded by the exons ATGGCGGCGGCAGCCTCGCCCTCCTCCGGCCTCCTGCTCTTCCTTCTCACGTCCTCCCCGGCCTGGTTCCCGTCTCCGGGCTCGGCCTTTGTCACCGACTGGCACCACATGACACCATCAG CTCCTGTTGAACCTCACTTCACTAACTGCATATCCCGAGACCAGGTGACATTCAGCTGCTGGTGGACTCCCGGAAGCTTCGGCAACCCGTCGGATCCCGGCGCGCTGAGGGTCTTCTACCAGAAGCGAGTCATAGA CTCCCCCACCAAGGACGAATGGAAAGAGTGTCCACACTATTTCCACTCGAGGAGGGAGTGCTTCTTTGACAGAAACCACACAACTATTTGGACCACCTACTGCTTGCAACTGCGCAGCCGAGACAACATCACCTATTTCAACACGGACGACTGCTTCACTGTGGAAAACATTG TACGTCCTGACCCTCCAGTGTCTCTCAACTGGACCTGCCTGAACGTGAGTCCCTCCGGGCAAAGTTACGACGTCGTGGTGACGTGGGAGCCGCCCCCCTCTGCAGATGTCGCAGTTGGCTGGATGCACATAGTCTACGAGGTCCAGTACAGAGAGATGAACAGCACCAACTGGGAGGCA CTGGAGGTTCAGCTGCAGCCTCAAACCCAGCAGACAATCTATGGACTCCATGTAGGAAAAGTATACGAGGTGCACATCcgctgcaggatgaaggccttcACCAAGTTCGGAGACTTCAGTGAATCTGTCTTTATTGAAGTGTCCAAGATTCCCAGCAAAG ATTCATTTTCTCTGCTCACATTAGTTATTGTTTTGGGAGTTGTGGCCGCCGTCATACTCATTATGTGGATTGTTGTCTCACAGCAGCACAG ATTAATGGTAATTCTGTTGCCACCAGTTCCGGCGCCCAAAATTAAAGGTGTGGATTCAGAGCTGTTAAAG AAAGGAAAGCTGAACGAGCTGAACTTCATCCTGAGCGGTGGAGGGCTGCTTGGCAGTCCTATGTATTCACCAGAATTTTACCAAGATGAGCCATGGGTGGATTTCATCGAGGTGGACGTGAAGGATCCGGACACCGGGGAGAAGCAGGACGACCAGGCCTCGGACACCGAGAGGCTCTTGGGGGGCTCTCCGCATGTCAGACAGCGAGCGGGGTGCTCCAACGCCCTCAG CGACCGCCTGAACATAGACGACGGCGCGCTCACGTCCACGCTGCTGCCGGGCCAGCCCGACAACAAAGAAGCCTGCCTGTGCGTCGACTCGGAGCGAGGGGAGAGGCCCCCGGCGCCCTCAGGTCCTCAGACATGGGTCAACACGGATTTCTACGCCCAGGTCAGCAACGTCATGCCCTTCGGGGGCGTGGTCCTGTCCCCTGGCCAACACTTACGAACGCAGGAGAGCGGCCCAGCCTCGAACCAGTCCTCGAAGAATGAGAAGAAAgatggtgaggaggaggaggagaagaagcaaAAGGAGCTTCAGTTTCAGCTCCTGGTGTTGGAACCGGACTCCGAGAGCAGCACCCGACAGATTATCCCCCCGCCTTACTGCTCCTTGCCCGGCGAGAGCTGCCGGTCCATCGAGCCTCGGCCGGCCGAAGCCTACCAGTCGCCTTACGTCTCTCCCGACTCCCCGCAGGCGCAGCTCTTTGCCCCCGTGGCGGACTACACGGTGGTACAGGAGCTAGACAGTCAACGCAGCGTTCTGCTCGACCCGCCGAACCTCCAGTCGGCGCAGTCGTGCCGACTGGAGCAGCACCCGCTCAAAGCCCTCCCGGCCATGCCCGTGGGGTACGTCACCCCGGACCTGCAGGGCGCGCTCTCGCCTTGA